The Acinonyx jubatus isolate Ajub_Pintada_27869175 chromosome D1, VMU_Ajub_asm_v1.0, whole genome shotgun sequence genome includes a window with the following:
- the SLC29A2 gene encoding equilibrative nucleoside transporter 2 isoform X2: MARGDAPQDSYHLVGISFFILGLGTLLPWNFFITAIPYFQGRLAGANNTAGTLGTNHTGPADTFNFNNWVTLLSQLPLLLFTLLNSFLYQCIPETVRILGSLLAILLLFALTAVLVKVDMSPGPFFSITMASVWFINSFCAVLQGSLFGQLGTMPSTYSTLFLSGQGLAGIFAALAMLTAMASGVDAQTSALGYFVTPCVGIFTSIVCYLSLPHLEFARYYLAKKPLQAQGQELETKAELLQSDEKNSIPNSPQKVALTLDLDAEKEPELEPEEIQKPGKPSVFIVFQKIWLTALCLVLVFAVTLSVFPAITAMVTSSTSPGKWSQFFNPICCFLLFNIMDWVGRSLTSYFLWPDEDSRLLPLLVCLRVLFVPLFMLCHVPERSRLPVLFPQDAYFITFMLLFAVSNGYLMSLTMCLAPRCCHMRGRWLAP; the protein is encoded by the exons ATGGCGCGAGGAGACGCCCCACAGGACAG CTACCACCTGGTCGGGATCAGCTTCTTTATCCTGGGGCTGGGCACTCTCCTTCCCTGGAACTTCTTCATTACGGCCATCCCG TACTTCCAGGGGCGGCTGGCAGGGGCCAACAATACCGCTGGGACCCTGGGCACCAACCACACAGGCCCTGCAGACACTTTCAACTTCAACAACTGGGTGACGCTGCTGTCCCAGCTGCCCCTGCTGCTCTTCACTCTCCTCAACTCCTTCCTGTACCAGTG CATCCCTGAGACGGTGCGGATTCTGGGCAGCCTGCTGGCCATCCTGCTGCTTTTTGCCCTGACGGCAGTGTTGGTCAAGGTGGACATGAGCCCTGGGCCCTTCTTCTCCATCACCATGGCCTCTGTCTGGTTCATCAACT CCTTCTGTGCAGTTCTGCAGGGCAGCCTCTTCGGGCAGCTGGGCACCATGCCTTCCACCTACAGCACCCTCTTCCTCAGCGGCCAGGGCCTGGCTGGGATCTTCGCTGCTCTTGCCATGCTCACGGCCATGGCCA GTGGTGTGGATGCCCAGACCTCCGCCCTGGGGTACTTCGTCACACCCTGCGTGGGCATCTTCACGTCTATTGTGTGTTACCTGAGCCTGCCCCACCTG GAGTTCGCACGCTACTACCTAGCCAAGAAACCATTGCAGGCGCAAGGTCAGGAGCTGGAGACCAAAGCTGAGCTCCTCCAGTCTG ATGAGAAGAACAGTATTCCCAACAGCCCCCAGAAGGTAGCCCTGACTCTGGACCTTGACGCTGAGAAGGAGCCAGAGCTGGAGCCAGAGGAGATCCAGAAGCCAGGAAAACCTTCAGTTTTCATCGTCTTCCAAAAG ATCTGGCTGACGGCGCTGTGCCTTGTGTTGGTCTTCGCAGTCACCCTGTCTGTCTTCCCCGCTATCACAGCCATGGTGACCAGCTCCACCAGTCCTGGGAAGTGGA gtCAGTTCTTCAACCCTATCTGCTGCTTCCTGCTCTTTAACATCATGGACTGGGTGGGGCGGAGTCTGACCTCTTACTTCCTATGG CCGGATGAGGACAGCCGGCTGCTGCCCCTGCTCGTCTGCCTGCGCGTCCTATTCGTGCCTCTCTTCATGCTGTGCCACGTGCCCGAGAGGTCCCGGCTGCCTGTCCTCTTCCCGCAGGATGCCTACTTCATCACTTTCATGCTGCTCTTCGCGGTGTCCAACGGTTACCTGATGTCCCTTACCATGTGCCTGGCGCCCAG GTGCTGCCACATGAGAGGGAGGTGGCTGGCACCCTGA
- the SLC29A2 gene encoding equilibrative nucleoside transporter 2 isoform X1 gives MARGDAPQDSYHLVGISFFILGLGTLLPWNFFITAIPYFQGRLAGANNTAGTLGTNHTGPADTFNFNNWVTLLSQLPLLLFTLLNSFLYQCIPETVRILGSLLAILLLFALTAVLVKVDMSPGPFFSITMASVWFINSFCAVLQGSLFGQLGTMPSTYSTLFLSGQGLAGIFAALAMLTAMASGVDAQTSALGYFVTPCVGIFTSIVCYLSLPHLEFARYYLAKKPLQAQGQELETKAELLQSDEKNSIPNSPQKVALTLDLDAEKEPELEPEEIQKPGKPSVFIVFQKIWLTALCLVLVFAVTLSVFPAITAMVTSSTSPGKWSQFFNPICCFLLFNIMDWVGRSLTSYFLWPDEDSRLLPLLVCLRVLFVPLFMLCHVPERSRLPVLFPQDAYFITFMLLFAVSNGYLMSLTMCLAPRQVLPHEREVAGTLMTFFLALGLSCGAALSFLFKALL, from the exons ATGGCGCGAGGAGACGCCCCACAGGACAG CTACCACCTGGTCGGGATCAGCTTCTTTATCCTGGGGCTGGGCACTCTCCTTCCCTGGAACTTCTTCATTACGGCCATCCCG TACTTCCAGGGGCGGCTGGCAGGGGCCAACAATACCGCTGGGACCCTGGGCACCAACCACACAGGCCCTGCAGACACTTTCAACTTCAACAACTGGGTGACGCTGCTGTCCCAGCTGCCCCTGCTGCTCTTCACTCTCCTCAACTCCTTCCTGTACCAGTG CATCCCTGAGACGGTGCGGATTCTGGGCAGCCTGCTGGCCATCCTGCTGCTTTTTGCCCTGACGGCAGTGTTGGTCAAGGTGGACATGAGCCCTGGGCCCTTCTTCTCCATCACCATGGCCTCTGTCTGGTTCATCAACT CCTTCTGTGCAGTTCTGCAGGGCAGCCTCTTCGGGCAGCTGGGCACCATGCCTTCCACCTACAGCACCCTCTTCCTCAGCGGCCAGGGCCTGGCTGGGATCTTCGCTGCTCTTGCCATGCTCACGGCCATGGCCA GTGGTGTGGATGCCCAGACCTCCGCCCTGGGGTACTTCGTCACACCCTGCGTGGGCATCTTCACGTCTATTGTGTGTTACCTGAGCCTGCCCCACCTG GAGTTCGCACGCTACTACCTAGCCAAGAAACCATTGCAGGCGCAAGGTCAGGAGCTGGAGACCAAAGCTGAGCTCCTCCAGTCTG ATGAGAAGAACAGTATTCCCAACAGCCCCCAGAAGGTAGCCCTGACTCTGGACCTTGACGCTGAGAAGGAGCCAGAGCTGGAGCCAGAGGAGATCCAGAAGCCAGGAAAACCTTCAGTTTTCATCGTCTTCCAAAAG ATCTGGCTGACGGCGCTGTGCCTTGTGTTGGTCTTCGCAGTCACCCTGTCTGTCTTCCCCGCTATCACAGCCATGGTGACCAGCTCCACCAGTCCTGGGAAGTGGA gtCAGTTCTTCAACCCTATCTGCTGCTTCCTGCTCTTTAACATCATGGACTGGGTGGGGCGGAGTCTGACCTCTTACTTCCTATGG CCGGATGAGGACAGCCGGCTGCTGCCCCTGCTCGTCTGCCTGCGCGTCCTATTCGTGCCTCTCTTCATGCTGTGCCACGTGCCCGAGAGGTCCCGGCTGCCTGTCCTCTTCCCGCAGGATGCCTACTTCATCACTTTCATGCTGCTCTTCGCGGTGTCCAACGGTTACCTGATGTCCCTTACCATGTGCCTGGCGCCCAG GCAGGTGCTGCCACATGAGAGGGAGGTGGCTGGCACCCTGATGACCTTCTTCCTGGCCCTGGGGCTCTCCTGTGGAGCcgccctctccttcctcttcaagGCGTTGCTCTGA